One region of Thermococcus sp. CX2 genomic DNA includes:
- a CDS encoding class I SAM-dependent methyltransferase yields the protein MERTAKKYDRFSKIYDLFESPMEARAFSKYREKALSMAEGKVLEIGVGTGKNLPYYPKDVEVIGIDFSRGMLEKAERRRKELGLENVKLLLMDAQNLEFEDNTFDTVVSTFVFCTVPDPVKGLKEAYRVLKPGGKAIFLEHMKSESKLLNIPLYLMDPIMKALVGTSMVRETQKNIEKAGFKIEKVENLFFDIVRLIVATKVDKGV from the coding sequence ATGGAGAGGACTGCCAAAAAATATGATAGATTTTCAAAAATTTACGACCTCTTCGAGAGCCCAATGGAAGCGAGGGCTTTCTCAAAGTACAGAGAGAAAGCCCTGAGCATGGCTGAAGGGAAAGTCCTCGAGATAGGAGTTGGAACTGGGAAGAATCTTCCATATTACCCCAAGGATGTTGAAGTAATTGGCATAGACTTCAGCAGAGGAATGCTCGAAAAAGCGGAGAGAAGGAGAAAAGAGCTCGGTTTAGAAAATGTCAAGCTCCTCCTGATGGACGCCCAAAATTTAGAGTTTGAAGACAACACTTTTGACACGGTTGTGAGCACTTTCGTGTTCTGTACAGTTCCAGACCCCGTCAAAGGGCTGAAAGAAGCGTATAGAGTCTTAAAACCTGGAGGGAAGGCGATATTTCTAGAACATATGAAAAGCGAGTCAAAGCTTTTGAACATTCCACTCTACTTGATGGATCCGATAATGAAAGCCCTGGTGGGCACTTCGATGGTGAGAGAGACGCAAAAGAATATTGAAAAGGCTGGCTTTAAGATAGAAAAGGTCGAAAATCTCTTCTTCGACATCGTGAGGTTAATTGTTGCCACAAAAGTGGACAAAGGTGTGTAA
- a CDS encoding cytochrome C biogenesis protein, which yields MKKVFVLLLFSLLAKSALAEPITEFTEFTGLTTLSVIALGILNALRPSIFLMIVFLLSMIALIDEKRVLKVGFSFTAGVLLGYSLIASALMDLHGRFLFLRYFVVAFGVVVGLYKILSSLGYVNISMSNPMKEKSNKILEKATSPLSAFLVGGAMSFLSLSCVLPSYLLVTSLLSDGFSFSIRVALLGIFIGISVLPLVLVTLGFHYGTKYAKLGGAVNKLSRMSGRGDLAMGVVLVLVSVLYLLLF from the coding sequence ATGAAGAAAGTTTTTGTTCTGCTCTTGTTCAGTCTGCTGGCTAAAAGTGCTCTCGCTGAGCCCATTACTGAGTTCACAGAGTTTACCGGTTTAACGACACTTTCGGTGATAGCACTTGGAATTCTGAATGCACTGAGGCCCTCCATCTTCTTGATGATAGTATTCCTCTTATCAATGATAGCCTTGATTGATGAAAAGAGGGTTCTCAAAGTGGGGTTTTCCTTTACAGCGGGAGTTCTTCTTGGATACAGCCTCATAGCCTCTGCCTTGATGGATCTTCATGGGAGGTTTTTGTTCCTGAGGTATTTTGTAGTGGCGTTTGGAGTTGTGGTGGGGCTGTATAAAATACTCTCTTCGCTCGGCTACGTAAATATATCTATGAGCAACCCGATGAAAGAGAAGAGCAACAAAATTCTTGAAAAAGCCACATCTCCACTGAGTGCCTTCTTAGTGGGAGGTGCAATGTCATTTCTCTCCCTCTCGTGTGTCCTACCTTCGTATCTCTTGGTGACTTCTCTGCTATCTGATGGGTTCTCCTTTAGTATTCGGGTTGCACTTTTGGGCATATTCATTGGGATATCTGTTCTCCCTCTGGTCCTGGTGACCTTGGGCTTTCACTATGGGACTAAATATGCCAAGCTTGGTGGAGCAGTCAATAAGCTTTCAAGGATGAGCGGCCGGGGGGATCTGGCAATGGGCGTGGTTTTAGTGCTCGTGAGCGTGCTTTACCTCCTGCTCTTTTAG